The Candidatus Equadaptatus faecalis genomic sequence AAACGCATACTGCGTAATTAACGTTTTGAGAACTGTTTGTTGGCTCTTGCTTTCGGCTGTCCGACTTTTTTGCGTTCGACCATTCTCGGGTCGCGTCTGAGCAGACCGGCTTTTTTAAGAACCGGACGAAGTTCCGGATTAAATTTTATGATAGCTCTTGCAAGACCAAGCGAAACCGCGCCTGACTGTCCTGTAAGACCGCCGCCGTGCACGTTGACAAATACGTCTATTTTGCCTTCGAGACCTGCAACGGCAAGCGCTTCCTTAGCTTTTGACGCCCAAATCGGACGCGGGAAATAATTTTCTACTTCGCGGTTGTTGATAAGAAACGCACCTGCGCCTTCACGAATGCGAACGCGTGCAATGCCGTTCTTTCTTCTGCCTGTGCCCCAGATAAAGGCCGGAGCCGCCGTTTTCTTTGCTGCCATAACCTTATCCCCCTGTCCTACTTAAGCTCTTCAGGCTGCTGTGCCGTATGCGGATGCTCAGGGCCTGAGTAGACTTTGAGTTTGCGATACATGTCACGACCGAGTTTCGTTTTCGGAAGCATGCCTTTAATAACTCTCTCGATAAGGTGCTCAGGTTTGCGTTCAAGCACTTCTTTGTAGGTCTCTGAACGGAGTCCGCCCATGTAACCCGTATGGTGTTTGAATGTTTCCTGATCAAGCTTTTTGCCGGTAAGACCGATTTTTTCGGCGTTTACGATTACCACGAAGTCGCCCGTGTCAACGTGAGGCGTGTAGGTCGGTTTGTCTTTGCCCATAAGTATGCGGGCTGCCTGTACTGCAAGACGGCCGAGGTGTTTGTCTGTTGCATCTATAACGTACCATTTGCGTTTAACTTCTTCACCTTTGGCCATGTAAGAACGTGTTCCCAACATGTTGTTTCCTCCTAAATGAAGCTGCTTTTTTCTGTTTTATTTCCAAATCTTCTTTCTCCTTCCTTTACATGGCGATTGCGAAGGTTCGCCACCGGGAAGGCGCCTGCCGTTAACGTGGGAAAAACGGCTGACGGAAGGAAGTTTTTTGGCTTTTTATCTGCTAACGGATAATCAGCTGGAGTATCGAAAGAACCATGAATGCCGCAATGAGTCCGGCTGTTGCTTTGTGAAGCCCGCTCATGCGCTGCCATGTTCCGTTGCCGCTCATATCAGCCTGCGTACCGCTGCCGAACGCGCCTGTAAAACCGCCGCTTTTTCTGTGCTGCATAAGCACGACCGCAATAAGAGCTATGCAAACTATGACGTGAATCACTGTCAATACTGCTTTCATACGTAGCACCTCCAAGAATGCAAACCGCCCGGACTGCCTCCAAGCGATAATACTCCAAGTTACATACAAGGGAATATTATACACTTTTTTGTGCATCGCGCAAGAACTTTTTTTATTTATTTTCCTGCTCTGAAAATCTGGACACCGCTTCTGGTTTCAGTACGGTTAAACCGCATAAAAAGCTGTCTGAGTGCCGCAAGTGCCTTTGCCCTGTGAGATATTTTTTCCTTTACCCCAGCGCCGAGTTCGGCAAAACTTTTATCATAGCCGTCCGGAATAAAAACAGGGTCATAACCGAAGCCGGAATCCCCCCGCGGTTCCTCTGCGATTTTTCCGCCGCAGTAGCCCGTAACCGACAAAGGCTGTGCGCTGCCCGTAAAGACCACCGTCAGACACGCCACAAAACGCGCGTTTCTGTTTTCTCTGCCCTTAAGTTCGCCAAGCAGCCAGTCTGTCCTGTCAGCGTCGCTGCCTGAAACTATTCTTGCGGAATTTATTCCCGGCAGTCCGTCCAGCGCTTCAACTTCAAGTCCGCTGTCATCGGCAAGTGCGGCCATTCCTGTCGCCTCTGCCCAGGCTTTTGCCTTGAGCAGCGAATTTTCGGCATAGGTTGAACCCGTTTCCTCAACGTCAAGCTCTGGAATAAGCTCTTTCCCGAACACAAGCTCAATACCGGCAGGCGCCAGAGCTTCTTTCATTTCTTTGTATTTGTTTGCGTTTCCGCTGGCAAGCACTACTTTCATGCAAACAGTTTCTCCTCGTATTCCGTCAGTTCAAGCGCTTCACGCTGGAGTCTCTGAAGCTCGGACACTCCCTTGCCCGCAAGTTCCGTGAGCCGGTGCAGTTCGTCCGGGGAGAACACCCTTCCTTCGCCCGTGCCCTGAATTTCTACAAAATCACCGTGACCCGTGATGACAAAATTTGAATCCACTTCTGCCGAAGAGTCCTCCGCATAGCAGAGGTCAAGCATCGGGACACCGAGCACCATACCGCAGCTTACGGCGGCAATCTGCTCTTTAAGCGGTATTTTTACAAGTTTTTTTTCTCTTTCCATTGTGCGAAGCGCGTCAAAAAGCGCTACAAAACCGCCGGTTACCGATGCGGTGCGCGTACCGCCGTCAGCCTGCAGGACGTCGCAGTCTATCGTTATCGTGTATTCGCCAAGCTCGTCAAGCTTGACAGCCGCACGGAGAGAGCGCCCTATAAGCCTCTGAATTTCCGTACCGCGGGAATTCGGCCTGCCCTTGCTGATTTCACGGCTGTTTCTTTCCTTTGTGGCGCGCGGAAGCATTGAATATTCCGCTGTCACCCAGCCCTGTCCCATACCGCGGAGAAAAGGAGGCACCTTTTCTTCCACCGAAGCCGTACAAAGCACTCTTGTATTCCCGCACTCTATGAGACAGGACCCTTCCGCGTACATATTGCAGTTTCTTTCAAGCTTTACTCTGCGCAGTTCGTCCGCCGCGCGTCCGTCAATTCTCTTCATGTTAAAGCTCCCACTGTTCGGACAGGTCAACAGGCTGCGTTACACCAGGCTGGCGGCTGTTCACATAAAATTTTATCTTTTTAACGGAGAAATTTTCCTTCAGTATGGAAAGCATACCCGTTATCAACGCCGCCGCCTGTTTTTCACCCAATTTGGACATATTGTTTTCAAAATCTCCGCCAAGATTGAGGTACAGCAGATTGTCGCTCTTAAACAGATTCAGGATTGTCACGTCCGAAGAGATAATTCCGGCTTCTTTCAGGTTTGCGAAATACATTTCAAGCAGTTTTTTCATATCCTGTTCGACAGTTCCGCGGGAAATTTCAACGCTGCGGACGGAAAAATCCTTCCCGTTCGGAATAAACAGCTTGTATTTTGCGGTTCCGTCACTTTTTGAAACAGGCGTCTGTTTTTTCTCCTGTTCCTTTCCGCTTTTCTGAAACTGAGCAGTTCCTTTTTCCGCAGCAGGCCTGTCTTCATGCCCCATAACACCGGCAAGGTAACCTGTCCCGTAATATCCCGCGGCGAATATAGCCGCAAGGAAAACGAGCATTGCCAGAATACGGACAGCCAGCGGCGTACGCGGAGGTTCGCTGTCTTCGTCGTAATCGTCCTCCGTGCCGTCTTCAAAGAGCCTGCCTTCGGTTTCTTCAAAGGCAGCTTTTTTCTTTTTCTTTCTTCCGCCGAACAGGCTTCCCTTGTCAGCGTCTTCAAAACGGCTGCGCGGCGCTTCCCCGTATTCGTCGTCCGTATCGTCAAAATCGTCGAACAATCCGCCGTTCTGCTCGCTGTATTCCGGATCGAAACGGCTGTATCGTCTTTCAGGCATTTTCTATCCCTCCCGTTGTTTTAAAACCGCTGTACGTTTCCAGCCGGTTTAAAGTTTAACGTGCGTCTGTATATAATCAACTATACCCTGCGCAAGACTGCTGACAAGGCGTTCCCTGTAGGACGCGCTGTTAAGCCTTGCCGCGTCTTCAGCGCTGCTGAGATAACCCATTTCCACCAGCACGGCAGGCATTCCCGCTCCGCGGAGAACAAAGAACGGCGCCTGGCTGACTTTTCTCATCTGCAGTCTGTTTGCTTTAATTTTCTTGTTCATTGATTCTATCAGCTGCGTGCTCTCGTTTATTTTGTTGTTCTGCTGCATGTCTCCGAGAATTTTAAGCAGCAGTCTTGTTTTTTTGTCAGCGTTTTCCAGAGCGGCGACAGAGCTGACATCCTTACTGACTTCCTTGTTTTCTTCAATGGCAAGGCGCAGAGAATCTTTGTCGCGCGGCGAAGCCATGAGGTATATTTCTATGCCTTTCGTGCTGTCACTCGGCTTTGGAAGCGAATTGCAGTGGAGAGAAACAAAGACGTCAGCGTTGTGTTTGTTCGCAAACGCCGTACGCTCCTGAAGCTTGAGGAAAACGTCCGTACTGCGCGTGTACATAACGCTGGCACCGTAATCTTTGAGAACTTTTCCAAGCTCGGTTGCAGCCTTCAGGTTTATGTCCTTCTCGCGGACACCGTGTCCCAGAGCCCCCGGGTCATGCGCTCCGTGTCCGGCGTCAATGACTATAACCGGACGGCGTTTTTTTGTAAAAACAGTTTTGGCGGTGCCGGCGGAAGCTGCCTGAACTTTTTCGGCGTTTTTTTCAACAGGCTGTTCTGCTGTCTTTTCGGGCTCCTCTGTTGTCTGTTTCTCCGGCTTCGGTGCGGCGGTTTCTTTCGCCGCTGCCTTTTTTTCGGCAGCTTTATCAGGAACGGTTTTTGTACCGGCGCCGGCAGTTTCTTTCACCGCCGGTTTCGTAAGTTTGCTTTCTGTTTCGTCGGAACGTTTTGCGTCTTTAGTCCCGCCGGCAAGCGAAATACCGGTTTCCAATGCTGTAGTTATCTCAGCCTTAACTGAAGATTTTGCCGTACTGCCGGAAATATTTTTCTTTTCTTTCTTTTCGGAAAACGAAACTGACGCGTCAATTCCCGCACTGCGGCACAAATTGTTGAAAAAATTTTCCGCAGATTTATATTCTGCCCACCAGTGCCCGTCCGCAAAACGGGCAGGAGCGCCGAACATGCTTACAACACCGTTGACGCGCGCAATTTCAGACTTGTCCCACACCTCGGCTTTTTTGCCGTTCAGAATAAATGCAGTCCCCTCCGATATATCTTTCCTTTCACAGCCAAGCAGCTGTGCCACTGTGTCAAGGGCGGCATACGTCCGGTTCGCCTCAGTCTTTGCCGGAACCTCGCCTTTGTTTACACCCTTCACAAACAGAGCTATTTCCGAAGCACAGCATGCGGAAGCCAAAACCAGCAGCAGAAACACCACCGCGAATATTCTTGTAAAAAAAGCCGTTTTCTTCATCGCTTCAACCTCTTTTACTTTCCGGCAACCGTTATGTTTTCAACAACGAGGGCGGCTGCCGAAACGGCGTCAAAAAACTGCACGTCGGAGCCCACCGCAGTTATGTTTTTCAGAAAATCAAACAAATTCGAGGCAATGGTTATGCCGCTCACGGGGCGTGTTTTCTCACCGTTTTCAATCAGCAGTCCCTTAGCACCGACGGAAAAATCTCCGCTGACAGGGTCAATTGTATGCAATCCCATAAACTCCGTGAGGTATATGCCTTTTTTAAGCGACGCTACAAGCGCCTGCTCCGTCTCGCCGCCGCCTTTCAGCACAAGATTTGAGCAGCCCGTGTTCGGCAGCGTTGAAAGTCCGCGGACACAGTTCCCTGTCGATTTTACCCCGTCCTTGTACGCGCTCTGAAGATTGTACAGATAATTCTTCGCTATGCCGTTTTCTATAAGCACGGTTTCGCCGGTCGGAACACCTTCGGAATCCCAGCAGGAGGTTCCTGCCTTCCATGGAATCCGCCCGTTGTCTGAAAGGGTAAAGCATGCCGAAGCAACGGCTTCTCCAAGCTTGCTTTTCATCATGGATCTGTTCTTCTGAATATCCGTCGCACAGAACAAATCGCCGGTAATTTCAATAAGCGATGCCGCTGCTTCCGGTTCCAGTACTATCGTGTAATTTCCCGTCTTCACAGGAGAGCCCCCGAGAGCCGAAACAGCGTCCGAAACGGCGCGGAGCGCCGTTTTTTCAACGTCAAGCTCGCAGAGCCTGTGCGAATCCATGCCGTAGCCGCCCATCTCCGTACAGCCGTTCTGCTGTGCGAGGACTACAGCCTCGCAGCTTGCGGAACTGCCTCTCTCCCAGCCCGAAAGCCCCTCTGTCGAAGCGTAAAAATCGCTGCCCCGTCCGTCCTGCCAGACAACTGCGCGTACGGAAATTATCCTGCTGTCCGCGCTGCCTGCCAAAGCCGTAAGCTGCCTGCAGCTTTCCATTCTCTGCTGCGCTGTTATTCTGTCTATTTCAGGGTCAATCCGCAAGATTTCGGGGTCGGCAAAAAGAGGTTCGCCGCTATAAAGAAAAACGCCTTCTTCCGGCTCGGCTGACCCTGCGTTTGAAAGACTCCAGTCAAGCAGTTCGGAAACGGAAGCCTTGTCAAACTTGTCGCCGCTTGCGGCACCCTGCCGTCCGCCACCGAGCAGCACGCGGACGCCGAGCGCTGAACTTGCGCCCGAAATGCACTCCTCAACCTCTCCGTCTTTAAGCGAAAGACTGTTTCCCTCACCCTCGGAATACGCAACCTCGGCGCCTTCTGCGCCCCTGCGCTTTGCCTCGGTAAGCAGCCAGTCGGCAAGAGCCTCTATATTTTCCCTGTCCGCCGGTTTCCAGTTCATTATATCGAAAGACCGAGCCTCGCCCACGGCAGTAAATTTTCGTCAACGTCTATGCCAAGCTGAATAGTCTGCCCGGGGTGTCCGTGGAAATCAGATCCGGCAGTCGGGTACAGGCCAAACCGTTTGGCTTCCTGCATGTAATCGTAATTCTGATACACGCTGTTCTTGGAATATTTTGCCTCAATTCCCCAAAGACCGTAGTCCTTGAGCCTGCAAATCAAATCTTCAAAATCCCTGCCAGTCAGCTTCGTCTGCGCAGGGTGGGCAAGCACCGGAAGCCCTCCGGCTTCAATGATGAGCTCTATGCACTCGCGCGGCGTCAGTCTTTCTCTCTGCACGTAACCGGGGGTCCCCACGCTCAGATATTTTGCAAAAGCCTCGCCGATTGAGCTGACGTAACCCTTTTTCATAAGTGCGCGGGCAATATGCGGACGCGCGATGACAAAACCGTGCGCCTCGGCGGCAACGTCGGCATAAACTATATCCAGTCCGTGCTCGCGAAGCTTGCGGCATATTTCAAGATTGCGCTGGTTTCTGTGTTCGCGGATAAACTCAAGTCTGCGCTCAAGCGCACGCGTTCCAGGCTTCAGTCTGTAACCGAGAATATGCAGCGTATAAGGAGCTTCCGCCGAAAGTTCTACACCGTTCAGCGACTGAACTCCGTGTCTGCGGCAGGCTATGTCAAAATCAAGCAGACCGTCCGTAGTATCGTGGTCAGTCAGCGTAATAAACGTCAGTCCTCTTGCTTTCGCTGCGCAGGCAAGCGCATCCGGCGTATAGGTGCCGTCCGAATATATACTGTGTACGTGCATGTCAATTCGTATCATATCTGCCTCCGTCAGCCGTTCCGTTTCGTTCGCTTAAATTACCAATTTACAAATTACCAACTGCAACTCGTAATTATTCTTTCGCTCTCAGCGCGTAAACCGCCTGTGCGGTTAAAGCCGCAAGCAGGGAAAGTTTGTCCCTGTCCTCCGTCGAAAAAAACGACGGTATGCGTGAATCTATTTCAATTACGCCAAGCACCTCGCCGCAGACAGTCATAGGCGCGGCTATCAGCGAACGCGCCTCCCTGTAAAGCGGCAGGTCCTTCTCAAAAACAACCGAAACGCGCCGATAAGGAATCATTCCGGCATAGCATTTCCAGACAATTCCGCCTGCCCTGTTCAGCTTCCGCATCGCTTTGCCATCGTGTTCCGGAAGATACAAAAGCCCGGAACCATCAGCAAGAAGCACAAAAACTTTGCATGAAGGCAGCATCCTCTGAAGAAGCGCATGGGCTTTCCATGCAGCCTCCGCATCGCTCGCGCAATAGGATAAAACGTCCGCGAAAGCGCTCATTTCGGGGAACACGGCGCGCATCATATCGCGGTAATACCGCACAAAACCACAGGCAACGCACATAACCACCAAAAGCAGGACAACGTCCGTCCAACTGAAAATATCCGTCAATGAACCGGTCAGCGCAACCGCCGAGCATATCACAAGATTGGTTCTGTGTGCCCATCTGCCGAACGCTGTCAGTCCGAGAAATGACGAAACAAGCACCAGCGCAAACAGGGAAACGGAACTGCACGCCGCCGCCGCATAACTTCCGGCAAGCAGAAAAGCAATCCACGCAACCTGCGCCCAAAAACCTTTGTGTATGAAAATAACAGACTTTCGCGCTGACGGCCTTTCAGTCTGCTTCTTTTTTCTAAATCCAAGCCTCATCAAACAAATGTTTCCCATCCAGTGTTAAAATCGAAATCCCCTCAGCGTCAGCCACCGCCACGGACGCCGGCTGTGTTCCCAAAGGACGCGACGCAGAACCGGGGTTGACAAAAATCACGTCTCCGAGTCTCTCAAGCTTTGCAACGTGCGTATGGCCGGAAATCACAAGAGACGCGCCGGCGTTTGCGGCATCGCGCCTGAGCAGCGCCGGATTATTCCCGTGCGCCATGGCGACAATTCTGCCGTTCCAGTCCACCGAAACAAACGGCTGAAGAACAGGCAGAAGCAGCTCCTGATCGCTGAAACGGTCACAATTGCCCATCGCGGCAAAAATTTCGCAGGAACAGGCGTTTATCTCATTTGCCAGACTGTCCGTCACAAAAGCTCCGTCGTAATTGTGCATCAGCACGTCACCGGCATGAAAAATCGCTCCGCAGTCGGAAAAAAGCTCAACAGCCTTTCTCCATGCCGCAGTATCGCCGTGTGTATCAGAGATAATACCTATCTTCCCGCATTCGAGCCTAAGCACGCCAACCATCCTTTTGCCACAATCAGCCGAGGTATATTATAACGCAGATTGCGCATTTTTGCTCCCGTCAAAAGTTTTGCCGCCGGCATAATTACGGGACAGAACGGCTTGGAATTTTTTCTTTTTCTTTGTGCGGCAGTGCGCGGATTGTAATATAATATTCCCAACAACAGACAACGGAGGCAGGAAGAATGGAGCTTGACATAAAAAATTTGCAGCAGCAGGACGCGGCAGGACTTGTAAAATCTCTCGAACTGGTTTCAGCAAGACTTATTGAGTGCATTACAAAAACATCGCAGACAGCCTGTTCCGCCACACCGGAAACGCAGCAGCTTTTTAATCAGTGGCTTGAGCTTGTAGGGGATCAGATTCTTGACGCCGCTGAAAACGGCGTTCTCAAACCCGGCGAACTGGCGCTTGAAATCGGCGTTACCCCCGACACGGTTATCTCTCTTGCCGTAGCGCTTCACAGACAGGGAAAGCTTCGTATCACTTCGCTCAGTGTCAGCGGCGGAAACGGATCAAATCACGACATCTGCGGATGCTTGAAAAATTAATTACCAATTACCAATGACCAATTGAGGTGTTGCAGCAAGCTGCAACGTTTTAACTTAGAACCTTAATAGAGTTAACAGACTTACAAGATTTTTTGTTTTACGCTTTTAATTTCAATGAAGGCTTGCTTGTGCCCTATGGGTACGAAGCAAGCCCGCCACAATGAATTGATAATTGGTAATTGCTTTTACAGAGGTGCTTTTAATGTTCACTCTTTCGTCTGATTTTGCGGTTTCTTATCCTATGCTTGTTCTGGTATCTTTTCTTGTGGGGCTCGGCAGTTTTGTTGACGCCTCGGCAGGCGGCGGCGGACTGATTACCGTTCCGGCGTATCTCCTCACGGGTATGCCTGCGCATTTCGCTTACGGGACAAACAAGGTTTCCGCAGCCTGCGGCACGTTCCTTGCCGCCGTTAAATTCTGGAGAAGCGGCGCAATGAATATTTTTGCGGCGTTTTGGGCAATGCTCGGTTCGCTGACAGGCTCGTACATCCTCGCGCGCGCCGCGCTTATGCTTTCCGACATGACGCTCCGCACGCTTCAGCTTGTGGTTATTCCTTTCGTGGCAGTCGTTATCCTTGCCCGCAAAAATTTCAGCGACGAGGACCGTTCGGGTATTTTTTCAGGCAGAAAACTGGGCCTTATGTCCTTCGTTATCGGCTTCTGCATAGGCGGTTACGATGCCATTATCGGTCCCGGAACGGGAACCTTCGCAATCATCGCTTTTGCCCTTGTCACAAAATTTGACCTCAAAACCGCTGCCGGAAACGCCAAAGTGCTGAACTGCGCCTCAGGCGCCGCCTCGCTTGCCGCTTTCGCCATGGCGGGAACCGTCTACTGGAAGCTCGCGGTTCCAACAACGATATGCAGTCTGCTCGGCAATCAGCTCGGCGCAAGGCTGGCGCTCAAAAACGGCGCAAAATACATCCGCCCGATGCTTATCTGCGTGCTTTCGCTGCTGCTTATCAAGCTCGCCTGCGACGTAATCGGAAGAATATAACAGCCGCCCGTTTCACTAAGCTTGAACAGCGGACGCAGAACAACGAACTGAAATCAAAAAGCGTTAACGCATATGCCGTTAACGCTTTTTCAAAACTATACTAAATTAAATAATTTTCAGTTATGACCGCATCCTAAAAGGTATGCCCCGTCTGTGTTTCGTTTTTTTGTTCTTCGTTCTTCGTTTGCCGTTCTTCGTTCTTTCCTACGCCATATTTTCTTCTTCTACAATTTTATCCGCGTTGTACATTTTGCGCAGCTTCGGTTTTTCAATTTTTCCCGTAGGGTTGCGCGGAACGTCGGCGAAGATGATTTTTACCGGGCGTTTGTAGCGCGGAAGCTGCATACAGAATTCGCGCACCGCGTCTTCCGTAAGCGTATGCCCCTGCTTAATTTCAATAATCGCCGCCGTTATTTCACCGAGGCGCTTGTCGGGAAGTCCGATGACCGCAACGTCCTTGATGTCGTCCTGTTTGTGCAGGAAATCTTCAATCTGAACAGGGTAGATGTTTTCGCCGCCTGATATTATGACGTCCTTTTTGCGGTCAACAAGGTAGTAGAAGCCTTCCTCGTCCTGTTTCGCCATGTCGCCCGTGTAGAGCCAGCCCTCAGCGTCAAGCACTTCTTTGGTCGCTTTCGGGTCGTTATAGTAGCAGAACATTACGCCGGGACCCTTTACGGCGAGTTCACCTACTTCGCCCTGCTTCACTTTCTGACGTCTGCCGTTGACTATTTTGCATTCCCAGCCGTAGCCCGGCACGCCTATTGCACCGACCTTGCGGACGTTTCTCAGTCCGAGGTGGACACAGCCCGGTCCTATGGACTCGGACAGTCCGTAGTTCGTGTCGTACTGGTGCTTCGGGAAGTAGTCTTTCCAGTGCTGTATGAGACTGCGCGGCACAGGCTGGGCGCCGATATGCATAAGCCGCCACTGGCTGAGTTCGTAGGCTTCTTTTTTCAGGTCGCCGCGGTCAAGCGCGTCAAGAATGTCCTGAGCCCACGGAACAAGCAGCCATACTATCGTGCAGTGTTCCGAGGATACTGCCTGCAGTATTGCCTCAGGCTTCGTACCCTTCAGCAGCACCGCGCGGCTTCCGCTTACAAGGCTTCCGAACCAGTGCATTTTCGCGCCTGTGTGATAGAGCGGCGGTATGCAGAGGAACACGTCGTTTTTCTTCTGTCCGTGGTGCTTTGCTTCAACCTTAGCCGCGTGCACAAGCGAACGGTGCTTGTGCAGTATCGCTTTCGGGAAGCCTGTCGTGCCGCTTGAGAAGTATATAGCGCCGAAATCGTCGTCAGTAAGCTTTATGCCCGGGCGTCTGCTTGAGTAATTCTGAACCTGCAGCGTGTAGCTTTCCGCAAAGGTCGGACAGGCGTCGCCTACGAAGAAAAGCAGACGGTTTTTGGATATTTTTTCCGCTATTTCTTCAACCCTGCCGATAAATTCAGGTCCGAAAATAAGTACGTCAGCCTCCGAAAGGTTTAGACAGTACTCTATTTCGTCCGACGAGTAGCGGAAATTAAGAGGCACCGCAAGAGCGCCGGTTTTAAGCACGCCGAAGTATATCGGCAGCCATTCAAGACAGTTCATAAGCAGAATGGCGACCTTGTCGCCTTTCTTGATTCCGCGCGCAAGCAGCATATTGGCAAAACGGTTCGCCTTTTCGTCAAAAATCTGCCAGTTTATTTCACGGCGGTACGGCTCGGGGCTTGTGGACTGTATGAGATCGTATTCCCGCCACGTTCTGCGCAGATTGTCCTGCACTGCCGGATTGAGCTCGACAAGAGCAATGTCTTCCGGATACTTGTCCGCGTTTCTTTCAAGAAGTTTTGTGATTGGCATTCATATCTCCCCCTTTAGTGTTCCGCCGCGGATGCACTTTAGCACTGTAAAGTGTTTTAGTGCGAAACAGGCATTATTATACGCGGCAAAAAGCTTTTGTCAAGACAGTTGGCACTTTCACGCCGTTGGGCTATAATCTTGCCGGTCGGCACCTGTAAAAGCGATTGCCGGTGACGAATTATCAATTACGAACGGTCGTA encodes the following:
- a CDS encoding acyl--CoA ligase, whose product is MPITKLLERNADKYPEDIALVELNPAVQDNLRRTWREYDLIQSTSPEPYRREINWQIFDEKANRFANMLLARGIKKGDKVAILLMNCLEWLPIYFGVLKTGALAVPLNFRYSSDEIEYCLNLSEADVLIFGPEFIGRVEEIAEKISKNRLLFFVGDACPTFAESYTLQVQNYSSRRPGIKLTDDDFGAIYFSSGTTGFPKAILHKHRSLVHAAKVEAKHHGQKKNDVFLCIPPLYHTGAKMHWFGSLVSGSRAVLLKGTKPEAILQAVSSEHCTIVWLLVPWAQDILDALDRGDLKKEAYELSQWRLMHIGAQPVPRSLIQHWKDYFPKHQYDTNYGLSESIGPGCVHLGLRNVRKVGAIGVPGYGWECKIVNGRRQKVKQGEVGELAVKGPGVMFCYYNDPKATKEVLDAEGWLYTGDMAKQDEEGFYYLVDRKKDVIISGGENIYPVQIEDFLHKQDDIKDVAVIGLPDKRLGEITAAIIEIKQGHTLTEDAVREFCMQLPRYKRPVKIIFADVPRNPTGKIEKPKLRKMYNADKIVEEENMA